A stretch of Sphingomicrobium flavum DNA encodes these proteins:
- a CDS encoding CPBP family intramembrane glutamic endopeptidase has protein sequence MLISLWPAAALAALLLLLFAMTLKDKSDYARFKLARGTGARRAFYRQWIMLCWILFGLGGLGILAALGATDALVVFPSEFAALDLRRSAEVPPLAGMGLSTMLGIATGLALGAVISAVVWRWRLAPTKPPVIGDIEPLLPREKGEYPYTAALSITAGVTEELFFRLTLPLLAYAATGSALAGFVIAGAAFGLMHWYQGWTGVIATTLVGTLLAYLYLSSGSLIKPILVHILIDLVALVVRPALAARASRKIAYERRQTVQGEAS, from the coding sequence ATGCTGATTTCTCTTTGGCCCGCTGCTGCGCTGGCTGCCCTCTTGCTCCTGCTCTTCGCGATGACGTTGAAGGACAAATCGGATTATGCGCGCTTCAAGCTGGCGCGAGGCACGGGCGCGCGCCGCGCATTTTACCGGCAATGGATCATGCTGTGCTGGATCCTGTTCGGCCTTGGCGGGCTGGGGATCCTGGCGGCATTGGGTGCCACCGACGCGCTGGTCGTCTTCCCGAGCGAATTTGCCGCGCTCGACCTGCGCAGGAGCGCCGAAGTGCCGCCTCTTGCCGGTATGGGGTTGAGCACGATGCTCGGGATCGCCACGGGGCTGGCATTGGGGGCGGTCATTTCCGCTGTGGTGTGGCGCTGGCGGCTGGCACCAACAAAGCCGCCCGTCATTGGCGATATCGAGCCGCTGCTGCCGCGCGAAAAAGGCGAATATCCCTATACTGCCGCGCTTTCGATCACCGCCGGCGTGACTGAGGAACTGTTTTTCCGGCTGACGCTGCCGCTCTTGGCTTATGCGGCCACGGGATCGGCGCTGGCAGGCTTTGTCATCGCCGGCGCGGCCTTCGGGCTGATGCATTGGTACCAAGGCTGGACGGGTGTCATCGCCACCACATTGGTCGGCACTCTTCTTGCCTATCTCTATCTATCGAGCGGGTCGCTCATCAAGCCGATCCTGGTCCATATCCTGATCGACCTGGTGGCATTGGTGGTGCGGCCCGCGCTCGCCGCCCGCGCCAGTCGCAAAATAGCTTACGAGCGTCGCCAGACCGTGCAAGGAGAAGCATCATGA
- a CDS encoding DUF962 domain-containing protein, with protein MSRYQSFAEFWPHYLREHRKPATRALHYVGTTLVIAIAMFAIATANWLLLLALPVAGYFFAWTGHFGVEKNRPATFQYPLWSLMADFKMYGCWLSGKLGAELEKAGVAS; from the coding sequence ATGAGCCGCTACCAGAGCTTTGCCGAATTCTGGCCGCATTATCTGCGCGAGCATCGCAAGCCCGCAACGCGCGCGCTGCACTATGTCGGCACGACGCTGGTGATCGCGATCGCTATGTTCGCCATCGCCACCGCCAACTGGCTGTTGCTGCTGGCATTGCCGGTCGCAGGCTATTTCTTCGCCTGGACGGGCCATTTCGGGGTGGAGAAGAATCGGCCCGCGACTTTCCAATATCCGCTCTGGTCGCTGATGGCCGACTTCAAAATGTATGGCTGCTGGCTCAGCGGCAAGCTGGGCGCGGAGCTTGAAAAAGCGGGGGTGGCGTCATGA
- a CDS encoding S9 family peptidase has product MNKMLTGAVALSAVMIATPALARPMTPEDVARIQSVGAVAVSPDGKRVAYQIGGRPDIISGEDNGGYQSQLYIGTGPGQAAAYLPEGMSVSDIKFSPDGAWVSFLHKGGDDDERSVYAVPVYGGAYKKLAEAPGAAVLSHAWSADGTSIYMLAGAEADKDREAEAKKGFNAIVYEEEAKLRRMFRVRLGDVDAGTEATAITIPGYVTEFSVSPDSKFVVVGSQPTPQIDDTYTSKRFHIIDLASGRVRNVVETPGKVGDAEISPDGRMMSLIAGVDMNDPADTTLHLVDTATGSFRALNAGAPEAAVDAEWLADGKLAAVIHKGAQSLVRVYNADGSVDHEHDPGALIVTSIQSDGGTVVVGAEAPQHPTELFQLSPQGFTRWTNSNDWLKDISFGKQRTVRFNARDGQEVEMVLVEPVGGIPAGGAPLILDVHGGPEAHDSNGFTTNYSGPGHVAAGKGYAVAQVNYRGSTGYGTAFSKQHQGRYTDPEFSDLVDAKNALVEMGIADGDRTGITGGSYGGYATAWGSTYYSDEFAAGVMFVGISNQISKFGTTDIPYEMYNVHSRAWPWDNWQKMLEVSPIYHVDKAETPILIMHGAEDTRVAPSQSYELYRSIKVRKPDTPVRLVLYPGEGHGNSAAAARYDYNVRMMEWFDTYLMTGDRDAPIPDPRPELELGEEE; this is encoded by the coding sequence ATGAACAAGATGTTGACCGGCGCGGTGGCGCTTTCGGCCGTGATGATTGCAACCCCGGCGCTCGCCCGCCCGATGACGCCCGAAGACGTGGCGCGCATTCAGAGCGTGGGCGCGGTAGCGGTGTCGCCCGATGGCAAAAGGGTGGCCTACCAGATTGGCGGCCGCCCCGACATTATCAGCGGCGAGGATAATGGCGGTTATCAGAGCCAGCTTTATATCGGCACCGGCCCGGGACAGGCAGCGGCCTACCTGCCCGAGGGCATGAGCGTTTCCGACATCAAATTTTCGCCCGACGGCGCGTGGGTCAGCTTCCTCCACAAAGGCGGCGATGATGATGAGCGCAGCGTCTATGCCGTGCCGGTCTATGGCGGCGCCTACAAGAAGCTGGCCGAAGCGCCGGGCGCGGCAGTGCTGAGCCATGCCTGGTCGGCCGACGGCACTTCGATCTACATGCTGGCGGGCGCCGAAGCGGACAAGGATCGCGAGGCCGAAGCCAAAAAGGGCTTCAATGCGATCGTCTATGAGGAAGAGGCCAAGCTGCGCCGCATGTTCCGGGTGCGTCTGGGCGATGTGGATGCGGGAACCGAAGCGACCGCCATCACCATTCCAGGCTATGTGACCGAATTTTCGGTGTCGCCCGACAGCAAGTTCGTGGTGGTCGGCTCGCAGCCCACGCCGCAGATCGATGACACCTATACCAGCAAGCGTTTCCATATCATCGACCTGGCCAGCGGCCGGGTGCGCAATGTGGTCGAAACACCGGGCAAGGTCGGCGATGCCGAAATTTCGCCCGACGGGCGGATGATGAGCCTGATTGCGGGCGTCGACATGAACGACCCCGCTGACACGACGCTGCACCTGGTCGACACCGCAACAGGCAGCTTCCGCGCGCTGAATGCCGGGGCCCCCGAGGCCGCGGTGGATGCCGAATGGCTTGCAGATGGCAAGCTGGCGGCGGTGATTCACAAGGGCGCGCAGAGCCTGGTGCGCGTCTATAATGCCGATGGCAGCGTGGACCATGAACATGATCCGGGCGCACTGATCGTGACCTCGATCCAGAGCGATGGCGGCACCGTGGTGGTGGGCGCCGAAGCGCCGCAGCACCCGACCGAACTGTTCCAGCTGTCGCCGCAGGGCTTTACCCGCTGGACCAACAGCAATGACTGGCTGAAGGACATCAGCTTCGGCAAGCAGCGCACCGTGCGCTTCAATGCGCGCGACGGACAGGAAGTGGAGATGGTACTGGTCGAACCGGTTGGCGGCATTCCTGCCGGCGGCGCGCCGCTGATCCTGGATGTCCATGGCGGGCCCGAAGCGCATGACAGTAACGGCTTCACCACCAATTATTCGGGCCCGGGCCATGTCGCGGCGGGCAAGGGCTATGCGGTGGCGCAGGTCAATTATCGCGGCTCGACCGGCTATGGCACGGCATTTTCCAAGCAGCATCAGGGCCGCTACACCGATCCTGAATTCAGCGACCTGGTCGATGCCAAGAATGCGCTGGTGGAAATGGGCATCGCCGATGGGGACCGCACCGGGATTACCGGCGGCAGCTATGGCGGCTATGCGACGGCCTGGGGATCGACCTATTATTCGGACGAATTTGCCGCGGGCGTGATGTTCGTGGGCATTTCCAACCAGATTTCCAAGTTCGGCACCACCGACATCCCTTACGAGATGTACAACGTTCACAGCCGCGCCTGGCCGTGGGACAATTGGCAGAAGATGCTGGAAGTTTCCCCCATCTATCATGTCGACAAGGCCGAAACGCCGATCCTGATCATGCATGGCGCGGAAGATACGCGCGTCGCGCCCAGCCAGAGTTATGAGCTGTATCGTTCGATCAAGGTGCGCAAGCCCGACACGCCAGTACGCCTCGTCCTTTATCCGGGCGAAGGGCATGGCAATAGCGCGGCGGCGGCGCGCTATGACTATAATGTGCGCATGATGGAGTGGTTCGACACCTATCTGATGACGGGCGACCGCGATGCCCCCATCCCCGACCCGCGCCCCGAGCTGGAGCTGGGCGAGGAAGAGTAG
- a CDS encoding retroviral-like aspartic protease family protein: MMPRFQRSTAAMIAGTALMLIAAAAHSQERPSAPRPAPDDRAVLPELPPAQIDNDLAIGGEDVAARKVETRLSVEVGINGTGPYKFIVDSGADSSAVGLKLANQLGLPLSTPVTLYSITSRDIVDRVEVETMELGPNTIYDMKLPVLREQDMGGDGMIGIDALSGRRLMMDFDKKVIRVEDARQRVRSEPGEIVIVGRRQKGQLILTEVDASGVQLDAIIDTGSQVTIGNSALRAEFSRRKLATIAKTQIIGVTGQKEEIEIAMLKQVTIGPITLRNVTIAFADVRPFAAFGLADEPALLLGTDILEKFSRVSLDFRSRKVRFQLRKCAARAVSVGPATTGASRIKANDPVACR; the protein is encoded by the coding sequence ATGATGCCACGCTTTCAACGATCGACCGCGGCCATGATCGCGGGCACCGCCCTCATGTTGATCGCGGCGGCAGCGCATAGCCAGGAACGCCCGTCGGCCCCGCGCCCCGCGCCCGATGATCGCGCCGTCCTGCCCGAACTCCCCCCCGCCCAGATCGACAATGATCTGGCGATCGGGGGCGAGGATGTGGCGGCCAGGAAGGTCGAAACGCGGTTGAGCGTGGAGGTCGGCATCAACGGCACCGGGCCCTACAAGTTCATCGTCGATAGCGGCGCGGACAGCAGCGCAGTGGGGCTCAAGCTCGCCAACCAACTTGGCCTGCCCCTGTCGACCCCGGTCACGCTCTACAGCATCACATCGCGCGATATCGTCGACCGGGTCGAGGTCGAGACGATGGAGCTTGGCCCCAACACCATCTACGACATGAAGCTGCCGGTCCTGCGCGAACAGGATATGGGGGGCGACGGCATGATCGGGATCGACGCGCTGTCGGGCCGGCGGCTGATGATGGACTTCGACAAGAAGGTCATCCGCGTCGAGGATGCGCGCCAGAGGGTCCGCAGCGAACCGGGCGAAATCGTCATCGTCGGGCGCCGGCAAAAGGGCCAGCTCATCCTGACCGAGGTCGATGCCTCGGGCGTCCAGCTCGATGCCATCATCGATACGGGCAGCCAGGTCACCATCGGCAACAGCGCGCTGCGCGCCGAATTTTCCCGCCGCAAGCTGGCGACCATCGCCAAGACGCAGATCATCGGCGTCACCGGTCAGAAGGAAGAGATCGAGATCGCCATGCTCAAGCAGGTGACGATCGGTCCCATCACGCTGCGCAACGTCACCATCGCCTTTGCCGATGTTCGCCCCTTCGCCGCCTTCGGGCTGGCTGATGAACCCGCTTTGCTGCTGGGCACCGACATCCTCGAAAAATTCAGCCGCGTCAGCCTCGATTTCCGCTCGCGCAAGGTGCGGTTTCAGCTGCGCAAATGCGCCGCCCGCGCGGTGTCGGTCGGCCCCGCCACCACCGGCGCCTCGCGCATCAAGGCCAACGATCCCGTCGCCTGCCGCTAG
- a CDS encoding S41 family peptidase has product MRFSRTIGLMASAAMLASCGGGDGSSNPGPIGGGGGGGGGDTTCSLSARQDWALGVLQEWYLFPDKLDTSVNKNDHTTLQSYIDALVAPAREEGIDRNFTYVTSIEEENDFIENGSTADYGWRPTLASGNRLFLRETFETAPAFGAGIDRGTEIVRLGLSAGTLRTPAEIISANGIGFLSDLVFPDDEGVTLFLEIDNGGGIVSTSITSAEYELEAISPRYGVEIFGSTGYLNLRTFFASTAEEDLTDAFQQFGAAGVTDIVIDLRYNGGGLVSVAEHLGDLLGQNRSGQVFSRTTFRSSKSANNSTELFQPFSASRDPVRIAFITTGSSASASELIANSMLSYYGNDTALVGSDTFGKPVGQIAIDRAACDDRLRVVAFRTENADGQGDYYNGLASVYSNTCAASDDIFTPLGNATEPSIAKALDFVNSGAGVCTPISAAKGTRSVTYDLAPRNPSIAQRVIAGQL; this is encoded by the coding sequence ATGCGTTTTTCCCGCACGATCGGCCTGATGGCCAGTGCCGCGATGCTCGCCTCCTGTGGCGGTGGCGACGGCAGCAGCAATCCCGGCCCCATCGGTGGCGGCGGCGGCGGCGGTGGTGGTGACACCACCTGCTCGCTCAGCGCGCGTCAGGACTGGGCGCTTGGCGTTCTTCAGGAATGGTATCTCTTTCCTGACAAGCTCGATACGTCGGTCAACAAGAACGATCATACGACACTGCAAAGCTATATCGACGCGCTGGTCGCTCCAGCGCGTGAAGAAGGCATTGATCGCAACTTCACCTATGTGACCTCGATCGAGGAAGAAAATGACTTCATCGAGAATGGTTCGACCGCCGATTATGGCTGGCGTCCCACGCTCGCCAGCGGCAATCGCCTCTTCCTGCGCGAAACTTTCGAGACCGCTCCGGCCTTTGGTGCGGGCATCGATCGCGGGACCGAGATCGTCCGCCTGGGCTTGTCGGCGGGCACGTTGCGTACTCCGGCTGAAATCATCAGCGCCAACGGCATCGGCTTCCTGTCCGATCTGGTGTTCCCCGATGATGAAGGCGTGACGCTTTTCCTGGAAATCGACAATGGCGGCGGCATCGTCTCCACCTCGATCACCTCGGCCGAATATGAGCTTGAGGCGATTTCGCCCCGCTACGGTGTCGAGATTTTCGGGTCGACCGGCTATCTCAACCTGCGCACCTTCTTCGCTTCGACCGCGGAAGAAGACCTTACCGATGCCTTCCAGCAGTTCGGCGCGGCAGGAGTCACCGATATCGTGATCGATCTGCGCTACAATGGCGGCGGCCTGGTCAGCGTTGCCGAACATCTGGGAGATCTCCTTGGTCAGAATCGCAGCGGGCAGGTCTTCAGCCGCACCACCTTCCGCTCGAGCAAGTCCGCTAATAACAGCACCGAACTGTTCCAGCCCTTCTCGGCCTCGCGCGATCCGGTGCGCATCGCCTTCATCACCACCGGTTCCAGCGCTTCGGCCAGCGAACTGATCGCCAACTCGATGCTCAGTTACTATGGCAACGACACGGCGCTGGTGGGCAGCGATACCTTTGGCAAGCCGGTCGGCCAGATCGCGATCGATCGTGCAGCCTGCGATGACCGCCTGCGCGTTGTCGCCTTCCGCACCGAAAATGCCGATGGGCAGGGCGATTATTATAATGGCCTTGCCAGCGTCTATTCCAACACCTGCGCGGCCAGCGACGACATCTTTACGCCGCTCGGCAACGCGACCGAGCCGTCGATCGCCAAGGCGCTCGATTTCGTCAATAGCGGCGCAGGCGTGTGCACGCCGATCTCGGCAGCCAAGGGTACGCGGTCGGTCACCTATGACCTTGCTCCGCGCAATCCCTCAATTGCCCAGCGGGTCATTGCCGGCCAGCTTTAG
- a CDS encoding GFA family protein, which translates to MSIVMDGQCLCGAVSVHLKVPEATVDACHCGMCVRWGGGAYLSTRMAEEMEIEGEEYVTRFRSSKWAERSFCSQCGTHLLFTYLPTGSTSFSPGLFSDAKGFALQEEIFIDAKPDYYEFAGERPRLTEAEVMEKYKPQT; encoded by the coding sequence ATGAGCATAGTGATGGACGGCCAATGCCTGTGCGGCGCGGTCAGCGTGCATCTCAAGGTGCCCGAGGCCACCGTCGATGCCTGCCATTGCGGCATGTGCGTGCGCTGGGGCGGCGGCGCCTATCTGTCCACCCGCATGGCCGAAGAGATGGAGATCGAGGGCGAGGAATATGTCACCCGCTTTCGCTCTTCCAAATGGGCCGAGCGTAGCTTTTGCAGCCAGTGCGGCACCCACCTGCTTTTCACCTACCTGCCCACCGGATCGACCAGTTTCTCCCCCGGCCTGTTCAGCGACGCCAAGGGCTTCGCGCTGCAGGAAGAAATCTTCATCGACGCCAAGCCCGACTATTACGAATTTGCCGGCGAGCGCCCCCGCCTGACCGAGGCGGAGGTCATGGAGAAATATAAGCCCCAGACCTAG
- a CDS encoding pyridoxamine 5'-phosphate oxidase family protein yields MTDKTKDDHLKHIAEAMKDIDFVMLNTKTTGGAIGARPMSNNRQVDYDGDSYYFTWEDCRMVDDIKGDKEVGLSLQGKGGPGGKPGIFIAIEGEARIVKDKDAFKEHWTDELERWFEDGVDTEGMVMLHVKATRAAYWDGEDEGDFDIG; encoded by the coding sequence ATGACCGACAAGACCAAAGACGACCATCTGAAACATATTGCCGAGGCGATGAAGGATATCGACTTCGTCATGCTGAACACCAAGACGACGGGCGGTGCGATCGGCGCGCGGCCGATGAGCAACAACCGCCAGGTCGATTATGACGGCGACAGCTACTATTTCACCTGGGAAGATTGCCGCATGGTGGACGACATCAAGGGCGACAAGGAGGTCGGCCTGTCGCTGCAAGGCAAGGGCGGCCCCGGCGGCAAGCCCGGCATCTTCATCGCCATCGAAGGCGAAGCCCGGATCGTGAAGGACAAGGACGCCTTCAAGGAGCATTGGACCGACGAACTGGAACGCTGGTTCGAAGACGGCGTGGATACCGAGGGCATGGTGATGCTGCACGTCAAGGCCACCCGCGCCGCCTATTGGGACGGCGAGGACGAAGGCGATTTCGACATCGGCTGA
- a CDS encoding HEPN domain-containing protein: MSGKLRTKEFRKLLVDFGETALECADCQIDDLDFNRFRLHNGYGFQISDSAIEQQAAFTAAALKALGPEIGHAKIIDRALWDFVVAHADKGIPKNEVTLNDALDSIEAKSASVVECFRPCPLVRLPVGVENVSIGPVSIHTAEARIAEFRQINKNFKFAVGKGWALDTIAIGKELGIVTQLPPLMWSISLTVADPLQDQEALWLVDVAVSLLRLTIDADQLGLLAPSVGKLEPHPFIPHDNRNHAFALKQAGGGQLGGMTAANIYELSDAAVSSLNAASCKKKFDQVFNSSASSLGARFYQGCGWLTRGRRSRDRSDRLLYFFTAIEALLSDSDKSAPVIQNISRRAAVLLSDDNKERSEIARSIKSLYGIRSALVHTGSRRAFESDSNNAQIVAELLFQKVWEELDLKMSHQRFCEILGLATFGLTLTKVLKGESQNT, encoded by the coding sequence GTGAGCGGTAAGCTTCGAACCAAAGAATTCAGGAAGCTCTTAGTGGATTTTGGCGAAACGGCGCTTGAATGCGCAGATTGCCAAATTGACGACTTAGACTTCAATCGCTTCAGACTGCACAATGGTTACGGCTTCCAGATCTCCGACTCAGCTATAGAGCAGCAGGCCGCATTCACTGCAGCAGCACTAAAAGCACTTGGCCCCGAGATCGGTCACGCGAAAATAATTGACCGCGCGCTCTGGGACTTTGTTGTTGCGCACGCCGATAAAGGAATTCCCAAAAACGAAGTCACATTAAATGATGCTCTCGACTCTATTGAGGCAAAATCCGCCTCTGTGGTTGAGTGTTTTCGCCCCTGCCCCTTGGTTCGCCTACCTGTTGGTGTCGAAAATGTGAGCATCGGTCCCGTATCGATACACACTGCAGAGGCTCGGATCGCTGAGTTCCGACAGATCAATAAAAACTTTAAATTCGCAGTTGGTAAAGGGTGGGCCTTAGACACAATTGCCATTGGCAAAGAGCTTGGAATAGTTACCCAATTGCCGCCACTGATGTGGTCCATCTCTTTGACAGTCGCCGACCCGTTGCAAGACCAAGAAGCCCTTTGGCTGGTTGATGTCGCGGTCAGCTTGCTTCGTCTGACCATCGACGCTGACCAACTGGGGTTACTCGCCCCATCAGTCGGAAAATTGGAGCCCCACCCGTTCATTCCACATGACAATAGAAATCATGCATTTGCGCTCAAGCAGGCCGGCGGCGGCCAACTCGGCGGAATGACTGCGGCAAATATCTATGAACTTTCTGACGCCGCCGTAAGCAGTTTGAACGCTGCGTCCTGCAAGAAGAAGTTTGATCAGGTATTCAATTCTTCTGCGAGTTCATTGGGCGCCCGATTCTACCAAGGCTGCGGGTGGCTGACACGTGGGCGCCGAAGTCGGGACAGATCAGACCGCCTTTTGTATTTTTTCACAGCAATCGAAGCCCTTTTGTCTGATAGCGACAAAAGCGCACCAGTCATTCAGAATATTAGTCGGCGAGCCGCTGTGCTACTTTCGGATGACAATAAGGAGCGTTCGGAAATCGCTAGATCAATCAAGTCTCTATACGGAATTCGCTCAGCGCTAGTACACACTGGTAGCCGTCGTGCCTTTGAATCAGATTCAAATAATGCCCAAATAGTAGCAGAGCTTTTGTTTCAAAAAGTTTGGGAAGAACTCGATCTAAAGATGTCTCACCAACGATTCTGTGAGATTCTCGGACTTGCAACATTCGGTCTCACACTGACCAAAGTGTTGAAGGGCGAAAGCCAGAACACTTGA
- the thiC gene encoding phosphomethylpyrimidine synthase ThiC codes for MADADPKMPNPVSSNDERPPVTTGPIRGSKKIYVEGKGGIRVAMREVHLDPHSGEAPVPVYDPSGPYTDPDARIDIMAGLPELRRDWIRGRGDVEEVTQREVKPEDNGQLGPDRSGGVDPFPNVRRRVLRAKPGHNVSQMHYARKGIITPEMEYVAIRENLGREQALGTQRDGMSFGAAIPDFVTPEFVRDEIARGRAIIPNNINHPESEPMAIGRNFLVKINANIGNSAVASDVAQEVDKMVWATRWGADTVMDLSTGRNIHDTREWIIRNSPVPIGTVPIYQALEKVGGIAEDLTWEIFRDTLIEQAEQGVDYFTIHAGVRLPYVPMTAKRVTGIVSRGGSIMAKWCLAHHQESFLYERFDEITEIMKAYDIAYSLGDGLRPGSIADANDEAQFAELYTLGELTKRAWAEDVQVMIEGPGHVPMHKIKENMEKQLAACDDAPFYTLGPLTTDIAPGYDHITSAIGAAQIGWYGTAMLCYVTPKEHLGLPDRDDVKVGVVTYKLAAHAADLAKGHPAAKVRDDALSKARFEFRWRDQFNLSLDPDTAEQYHDQTLPAEGAKTAHFCSMCGPKFCSMKITQEVRDFAARQVEAGSDAGGIAGAPKGVLQSLQPEADAPIDGSKVESAEEGMEKMSELYKAKGEKLYLDAEEVE; via the coding sequence ATGGCAGACGCCGACCCGAAAATGCCCAACCCTGTCTCGAGCAATGACGAGAGGCCGCCCGTCACCACCGGCCCCATTCGCGGCTCGAAGAAAATCTATGTGGAAGGCAAAGGCGGGATCCGCGTCGCCATGCGCGAGGTTCATCTCGATCCCCATTCGGGCGAGGCGCCGGTGCCCGTCTATGACCCGTCCGGCCCCTATACCGACCCCGATGCCAGGATCGACATCATGGCCGGCCTGCCCGAACTGCGCCGCGACTGGATCCGCGGCCGCGGCGACGTCGAGGAAGTCACCCAGCGCGAGGTGAAGCCCGAGGATAATGGACAGCTCGGCCCCGACCGTTCCGGCGGCGTCGACCCCTTCCCCAATGTCCGCCGCCGCGTCCTGCGCGCCAAGCCCGGCCACAATGTGTCGCAGATGCATTACGCCCGCAAAGGCATCATCACGCCCGAGATGGAATATGTCGCCATCCGCGAAAATCTGGGCCGCGAACAGGCACTCGGCACCCAGCGCGATGGGATGAGCTTCGGCGCCGCCATCCCCGATTTCGTCACCCCCGAATTCGTCCGCGACGAGATTGCCCGCGGCCGCGCCATCATCCCCAACAATATCAACCACCCGGAATCGGAACCGATGGCGATCGGCCGCAATTTCCTCGTCAAGATCAATGCCAATATCGGCAACAGCGCTGTCGCCAGTGACGTCGCGCAGGAAGTCGACAAGATGGTCTGGGCCACCCGCTGGGGCGCCGACACCGTCATGGACCTGTCGACCGGCCGCAACATCCACGACACGCGCGAATGGATCATCCGCAATTCGCCCGTCCCCATCGGCACCGTGCCCATCTACCAGGCGCTGGAGAAAGTCGGCGGCATCGCCGAAGATCTCACCTGGGAAATCTTCCGCGACACGCTGATCGAGCAGGCCGAACAGGGCGTCGACTATTTCACCATCCATGCGGGCGTGCGCCTGCCCTACGTCCCCATGACCGCCAAGCGCGTCACCGGCATCGTCAGCCGCGGCGGCAGCATCATGGCCAAATGGTGCCTCGCCCATCATCAGGAAAGCTTCCTCTACGAACGCTTCGACGAGATTACCGAGATCATGAAGGCCTATGACATCGCCTACAGCCTCGGCGATGGCCTGCGCCCCGGCAGCATCGCGGATGCCAATGACGAAGCCCAATTCGCCGAACTCTACACGCTGGGCGAGCTCACCAAGCGCGCCTGGGCCGAAGACGTCCAGGTCATGATCGAAGGCCCCGGCCATGTGCCGATGCACAAGATCAAGGAGAATATGGAAAAGCAGCTCGCCGCCTGCGACGATGCCCCCTTCTACACATTGGGGCCGCTTACCACCGATATCGCCCCCGGCTATGACCATATCACCAGCGCCATCGGCGCCGCCCAGATCGGCTGGTACGGCACCGCCATGCTCTGCTACGTCACCCCCAAGGAGCATCTCGGCCTGCCCGACCGCGACGATGTGAAGGTCGGCGTCGTCACCTACAAGCTCGCCGCCCACGCCGCCGACCTCGCCAAGGGCCATCCCGCCGCCAAGGTCCGCGACGATGCATTGTCCAAGGCCCGCTTCGAATTTCGCTGGCGTGACCAGTTCAATCTCAGCCTCGATCCCGACACGGCCGAACAATATCACGACCAGACGCTGCCCGCCGAAGGCGCCAAGACTGCCCATTTTTGTTCGATGTGCGGCCCGAAGTTCTGCAGCATGAAGATCACCCAGGAGGTCAGAGACTTCGCCGCCAGGCAGGTTGAGGCCGGAAGCGATGCCGGGGGCATCGCTGGAGCGCCGAAAGGGGTCCTTCAATCCCTCCAGCCCGAGGCCGACGCCCCGATCGACGGCAGCAAGGTCGAGAGCGCCGAAGAAGGCATGGAAAAGATGAGCGAGCTCTACAAGGCCAAGGGCGAAAAGCTCTATCTCGACGCTGAGGAGGTGGAATGA
- a CDS encoding EF-hand domain-containing protein → MFITASLLAIAVQAVDQPVPRAEYLQVMDTEFAKMDADRNGMVSAAEVAQKLTNDTTMQAYAQNRQIFQRLDIDGSGQLSPEEFAGLIAAPPPADTTNFMARLDLDKDGQVTLVEHRTVMLATFDNIDADKDGIVTPAEMQNAGTQ, encoded by the coding sequence ATGTTCATCACTGCCTCCCTCCTTGCCATCGCCGTCCAGGCCGTCGACCAGCCGGTGCCGCGCGCCGAATATCTGCAGGTCATGGATACCGAATTTGCCAAGATGGATGCCGATCGCAACGGCATGGTGAGCGCCGCCGAAGTCGCGCAGAAGCTCACCAACGACACCACCATGCAGGCCTATGCGCAGAACCGGCAGATCTTCCAGCGGCTCGATATCGACGGTTCGGGCCAGTTGAGCCCAGAGGAATTTGCCGGCCTTATCGCCGCGCCCCCGCCCGCCGACACCACCAATTTCATGGCCCGGCTCGATCTCGACAAGGACGGCCAGGTGACCCTGGTCGAACATCGCACCGTCATGCTCGCCACTTTCGACAATATCGATGCCGACAAGGACGGGATCGTCACACCGGCCGAAATGCAGAATGCGGGCACGCAGTAA